In Rhodothermales bacterium, the sequence CGAGCCGGTCGAGAAAGATCGCCGTCGCGTCCACCGCTTCGAGGCGGACAAGGAAGTGATCGCGGAAGGTGTGCTGCACCTGCTCCCACTCGCCTTTCCGCAGCAGCCCATTGTTGACGAAGATACACGTGAGCTGCTCGCCGAGGGCATGGTGCAGGAGGGCGGCCGCCACGGACGAGTCGACCCCGCCCGAGAGCCCGAGGATCACGTGATCGGGGCCCACGAGCCGGCGAATCTCTTCCGTTTTTTCTTCGATGAACGAGCGGGTGGACCAGTCGCCGTCGCAGCCGCAGATCTGGATGACGAAATTTTGCAGGATCTGCCGACCGTACTCCGAGTGGGCGACCTCCGGGTGGAACTGGACGCCGAATTTGCTTTCGCCCGGGAAACGGACCGCGGCGATGGCATTGCTGGTTTTCCCGATCAGCTGGTAGGTTTCCGGCAGCGTAACCAGGTGATCGCCGTGGCTCATCCACACCGTCGAGCCCGTCGGCACACCGTGCAGGAGGTCGGAGTCGTCCAGCACCTCGATGGCGGCCCGTCCGAACTCGCGGCGTTCCGCCCGAGCCACGTTGCCGCCCGTGACGTCCGCCATGGCGAAGAGCCCGTAGCAGATGCCGAGGATGGGCGTCGGTGAGCCGTCCGGCCGCGTCATCGACAGAATCTCCGCCGATAGTTTCGGCGCGCCTTCGTCGTAGACGGACCACGGGCTGCCCGATAGGATGATGCCATGGGGTTGCAGTGCGGCCAGTTTGTCAACAGGCAGCGTGCAGGGATAAATTTCGGAGTAGACCCCTGCTTCGCGGACACGGCGCGCGATCAGCTGGGTGAACTGCGAGCCAAAATCCAGGATGATGATGCGCTGGTGCATGGTCACGGCAAAGTCGCTGCAGTGTCACTACTGCGGTTGAAAGAACCAGTTCACCGGGGGGAATTGAAACGCGTCGGGGCGCTGGTTGAGGCGCCCCCGGCACGTGATCGATACAGGTCCTCGGGCCGGCGTCAACCGACGAGGGCCGCGTAGTCGTCCGCGGACATAAGTCCGGACAGGGCGGCGGCGTCTTGCACTTCGATGCGAATCATCCAGCCCTTTTCGTACGGGCTCTCGTTGACCAGTTCGGGATTCTGCTGAACGTATTCGTTGATCGCCACGATGCGGCCGGAGAGGGGCATGTAAAGCTCGGAAACGGTCTTGACCGCCTCTACGGTGCCGAAAACGGCATCCTTTTCAATGTAGGAGCCTACGGATTCGAGTTCGACGAACACGATGTCGCCGAGTTCGCCCTGCGCGAAGTCCGTGATGCCGACCTGGGCGGTCTGGCCGTCTAGCCGAACCCACTCATGCTCTTTTGTGTACCGTAATTCCTTCGGGAAATCCATGATATGCTTTCGCTGGCTGGGTCGATGAAACGATCAGGGTCGATGAAACGA encodes:
- the guaA gene encoding glutamine-hydrolyzing GMP synthase, whose amino-acid sequence is MHQRIIILDFGSQFTQLIARRVREAGVYSEIYPCTLPVDKLAALQPHGIILSGSPWSVYDEGAPKLSAEILSMTRPDGSPTPILGICYGLFAMADVTGGNVARAERREFGRAAIEVLDDSDLLHGVPTGSTVWMSHGDHLVTLPETYQLIGKTSNAIAAVRFPGESKFGVQFHPEVAHSEYGRQILQNFVIQICGCDGDWSTRSFIEEKTEEIRRLVGPDHVILGLSGGVDSSVAAALLHHALGEQLTCIFVNNGLLRKGEWEQVQHTFRDHFLVRLEAVDATAIFLDRLAGVVDPEKKRRIIGNTFIEVFEEATDRITQSLGRRPTFLAQGTLYPDVIESVSFKGPSATIKTHHNVGGLPEKLNFKILEPFRELFKDEVREIGRLLQLPEDMIRRHPFPGPGLAVRTLGAVTASDLVILREADAIFIEELHRHNLYDSVWQAFAVLLPVQSVGVMGDGRTYENVCALRAVTSVDGMTADWAKLPYEFLAHVSNRIVNEIRGINRTVYDISSKPPATIEWE
- the gcvH gene encoding glycine cleavage system protein GcvH, which gives rise to MDFPKELRYTKEHEWVRLDGQTAQVGITDFAQGELGDIVFVELESVGSYIEKDAVFGTVEAVKTVSELYMPLSGRIVAINEYVQQNPELVNESPYEKGWMIRIEVQDAAALSGLMSADDYAALVG